The sequence AATGGCTCCATATTTTTCACCGGCTGTCCAGTTATTCTCCGTCGGCTGGAACTGGCTGCTATTGGCCGGAACAACATCCGTTCCCGTCAGGTCAATACCACCAAGCCCGAAAGCCATTGCGACATCCGAGTGTACTTCTGAGATATGGGTGGGAGAAAAATCACCGCCAATCTTGTGATAAGCAATTGTGGTCAATGGATTTACATTGAGCGACAGGGTTTCTCCGGCATGGGCCATTCCTACAGCATAAAGATTTGCATTCAAATCTTTATTCGCTCCGGTCGCTTCGTCGAGATAATCAGTTCCTTCATTGGCGTCAATGACTTTCGCAATCACAACGCCGCTATAGCCTTTGATTTGTGTGGTAAAGCTCCCGGTTGAATCCAGAGTTGCATGGGCCAGTTCAGTAACGCCATCCGCCTTATAGAGAATGACACTAAGTCCGTTTCCCGTGATTACGGGTCCGGCAATAACTGTACCTTTAATAGTGCTGGACAACACTGTATCTATCTGATACTCATCACTTTGCGCTTTGGTGCCGACATTGCCGGCCAGATCGGTATACCCGTTTCCAAGAGTGATAACATTGCCATCAGCGTCTATATCCACTTCAGGGGTGAACGTACCTGCCCAGGTTTTCCCGCCGTCGCTGCTCTGAACGGTTGAAAGCGTGCCGTTCTGAACCGCAAGATCGTTATTGTCAAAACCAGTTACCGCTTCCGAAAAAGTTATTGTTACCTCAGAGCTTTCGCCTGTTTCAAGGGTTGTATCTGATATGCTGATGCTCGCCGTTGGCGATACGGTATCGAGTGTCGCTTCTATTGGCGTGGAGGCTTCTGATACATGGCCATTCGCATTCGTCTGGCGAACCGCGTAACTGTGAGATCCTGGCTGTGCGGTAAAGCTGGCTCCGTTACCGGTTTGCCATGCACCGCCATCGACCTGATATTGCCAGCTCGCATCACTTTCAAGACCGCTTACATTGATCGTCCCGTTGCTGGTTATGCCATCGCTGGAACTGATTCCCGTATCGCTTGCCAACGAGAGCGTCGGCGTTTGGGGCGGCTCTTCTGATGTGGAATCATGGTTGCTGTGTCCACCATTACTGCCGGCAATCGCCAAACCTCCTGCGGTAACCGCCAGACCACCAAGAATCCACGAAAGCGTTGAAATACCTGTATCATTATTCGCAGATAACGTCTCATTATCAGTCTGGCTTTGTGCAACTGCAACAGGCTGAAAAGCGCCGGATTGCTCAGTAAGGAGGGCATTCATGACACCCATTCCGTGAGAAGCAACAAAATCATTGTCTGCCGAATCGATCGCAATATCAACAACGACTTCATCGTCATGTTCAAGCATGATATGCCCTTTTTTATGGAGAGATCTGGCATTTTTCGAGGTCAACATCACACCGTTTACTTCAAAGCAATAGAGTTGGTGGTCTGGCGAAATTTCAAGCGAGCCGTTCGCATCAGCATAGATTTTCTCGATTTGGCTATTCCGCAGATTTTTTACAAAAATAACAACATGAGAGCTCTTGGTGTGGATAAGAAGACTTTTTTGATTCTGTTTCATCAGGCAAGCCGGGGTTTATCTAAGCAATTAAAAAATATGAACTTACTAAAAAACAAGAAGCCAAATTAATAAGCGTAATCTGAAATGAGCTTTTAAGTATTTTATTAATAATAAAAATCCTATTTTTTTAGAAACGAAATAACATCGTATCCTGAAGTATTCTAACCTGAATCAGTTCCAGCACTGGACACAGAGGAGATTCTCCCTGAGACTCACCTGACCTCGAAACAGGCAGTGATACGCTTTTTTAGTCAAAACAACTCGCAGGTATTGGTGTACCATAATCTATACTGATATTATTTTAACTTATCACACTATTTTTTTTTGGAAACACAACAACCGGCATCAAATACTTTATTATACAATAAAATATACACCATAATAACATCGCCTGTTCAATTACAACTTGAAATTTCGTTTACAACAAGCGTGAGTATGCTAACATCATGAACTATAACCCGGTCACTCACGCATTTAACAGAAAAATTAGCAATTGTTACTTTGCACAAGAAGCCTGTTTTTTTATCCGTAGTTCGGTTCTGTATTGCAGGAATGCTTGCATGCTGTCCATTTGAACAGACGTCTGTTCTGGCAGCTCACAAAGAGACCATAGATTCGGCCATTCCGGTTTTGCCACCGGAAGATGGACTGGCAAGGTTTGATGCTAACCAACGCTTCCGAGGCAAATCTCTGTGGAGCCTCGAAAGAATGATCGAGGAGGCAATCAGGACACATCCGAAAGTAAGCGGAAAGCGTGCCGCTTACGACGCGGGCAGGTCAGCGACAAGCGCAGCCCGATATCAGTATTTCCCGGCGCCCTATATAGAGGTACAACAAAACGGGAAGACCGGCGACCGTGTAGGCGTGTTTGGCGTGCAGCAGCCATTATGGACCGTTGGAAAGCTTTCCGCAAACCTGAAAACTGCTAAATCAAGCGAAAAATCGCTTAAGTCAGGTATAGAAGAAACGCAGTTATCGCTTGCCCTGTCGGTAGTAAACGCTTATCAGTCGCTGCTTTCGTATCATTACCGCATTATCGCACAGGAGGCAGGAGTCGCGCTACTTGAGAAGTATTCGGCTAGTATGTCTCGTCGCGTGAGCGCCGGCGTATCCGCAACTATCGAGCAGTCGCTTGTCGATTCACGGTTGCAGCAATCGAAAAGCGATCTCCGCTTTTTCCAGATAGGTTTTCAGTCCGCGCTCGATCAGCTACAGCAGTATATCGGCCATTCCGTAACAAGGGATGATATTGAATATCTGTCCAGAGTTTCCTCGGAACCGCTTGGAAATCTGGATTCGATACTTGCTTCCGCAGAACAACGCTATCCTTCACTGGCTAGGCTCGACTTCGATATAGAGACGGCAAGACATCAGAAATCATACCAGATCGCCCAGCTGTTTCCTACGTTTACCTTGAAAGCCGAGTATCAGCGAGATCTTTTTTCCACAACCCCGTCAACGAATGAATCTTCGGTATATGTCTCGATGGTTCAGAATTTCGGATCCGGGTTATCAACATTTGCAAATATCGGCGGGGCTCAGGCGAAAATCGAAGAAACGGCACAGCTTAAAGAAACTGTAAAACGAGAGTTGCGA comes from Chlorobium limicola DSM 245 and encodes:
- a CDS encoding TolC family protein; this translates as MLACCPFEQTSVLAAHKETIDSAIPVLPPEDGLARFDANQRFRGKSLWSLERMIEEAIRTHPKVSGKRAAYDAGRSATSAARYQYFPAPYIEVQQNGKTGDRVGVFGVQQPLWTVGKLSANLKTAKSSEKSLKSGIEETQLSLALSVVNAYQSLLSYHYRIIAQEAGVALLEKYSASMSRRVSAGVSATIEQSLVDSRLQQSKSDLRFFQIGFQSALDQLQQYIGHSVTRDDIEYLSRVSSEPLGNLDSILASAEQRYPSLARLDFDIETARHQKSYQIAQLFPTFTLKAEYQRDLFSTTPSTNESSVYVSMVQNFGSGLSTFANIGGAQAKIEETAQLKETVKRELRVVVRNEYETCMSSFERYLLASNTVRSSGDVLASYTRMFIAGKRSWLDVLNAAREFIQNEVSRGDVLSAYWGSYYRLRLYDAGFEPFSSGVQTSGMQSEPDLQPEPVFSVRK